One genomic segment of Panicum virgatum strain AP13 chromosome 2N, P.virgatum_v5, whole genome shotgun sequence includes these proteins:
- the LOC120660373 gene encoding uncharacterized protein LOC120660373, giving the protein MCGHNEGTQEIGQTSNAVVTENNPCHDHLNMASGEAVGEGNKGESSDQDTTVALNVGVTQESGISMERPPCAKTKGRSKTLAEMNEVTLGAQGEKKGTRRCSVCKLKSTHNSATCPTLQKNKDRLEAMKNKRRGRPAGAKNKQNMYDHGNNRKELEERPLQRRRLLEDNSYIGIPSNSEDDDEYVDDDRQEEQAISGGSE; this is encoded by the exons ATGTGCGGGCACAATGAAGGTACACAG GAAATCGGGCAAACAAGTAATGCAGTTGTCACGGAAAATAATCCATGTCATGACCACTTGAACATGGCATCAGGAGAG GCAGTGGGTGAGGGAAATAAAGGGGAGTCCAGCGATCAGGACACTACAGTAGCACTCAAT GTTGGCGTAACCCAGGAAAGCGGGATTTCAATGGAACGACCACCTTGTGCAAAGACTAAGGGACGTAGCAAGACATTAGCCGAAATGAATGAAGTCACTCTTGGAGCACAAGGAGAAAAGAAGGGAACCAGAAGATGCAGCGTGTGTAAATTGAAGTCAACCCATAACTCAGCGACATGCCCAACGTTGCAAAAGAATAAAGACCGCCTTGAAGCGATGAAGAATAAAAGGAGGGGCAGACCTGCGGGTGCAAAGAACAAGCAGAACATGTATGATCATGGAAACAATAGGAAGGAACTGGAGGAAAGGCCGCTGCAAAGGAGGAGGCTTTTGGAAGACAACTCTTACATAGGAATCCCTAGTAATtccgaggatgatgatgaatatgtagATGATGACCGGCAGGAGGAACAAGCCATCAGTGGCGGGAGTGAGTAA
- the LOC120662580 gene encoding protein FAR1-RELATED SEQUENCE 5-like — MATRRLQFGEVGEQGDVPVRKEQEVIVEEATRCNLGMQQDVSENQGIQGGVSNERRMNIDEGIHTPHASSMTEGEEGCSRNIITPPATVDPFDIQTPNPGHIYTHRDDMDEAWIPRVGRCFKSEEEAHEFYCTYAEKAGFEPKKANKSGNTRYFRCNRFGKGEYYKKDEAERKTGKTSKKTSCLAMIKLKFRRDEESNEKVAEIEQVRLDHNHVLLPKPTETKHMRAHKNKDPLLLDYVDDLQANDVPNHCVRNIIRGMHGGEENIAMTDKDLENRRAANMRAEHANDVNKLMEFFKDCEAENPQFRWEAKLDTNGCIHSIFWSHASMQGDYIDFGDAMTFDTTYKTNIYDKPLAMFVGSDHHLHNTVFGCALLGDEKQETFEWVFKAFKKCMVKNRTKCILTDEDTAMEAAIKKEFPGITHKICRWHVVNRLSSELNKLYERYKKRDFKQKFNSVLNHPLTPWEFEAAWNNLIAEFKLEENTALQSLYDQRKRYIPVYFKGDYCGRMASTQRSESTNFIMKKCFVGKKTALHRFAKQVLNFLHTRRMKEGAETYHGTSKTLTKTKWEFEIQMGRIYSRNVFKDFETKLFECTAYKIEDDTDAGRNYYLICHTHKTTKICWGQHKFKVRADKEKDDFGCECREWEHTGTKKLEAIKV; from the exons ATGGCAACGAGAAGGCTCCAGTTTGGTGAAGTAGGAGAGCAGGGAGATGTTCCGGTGAGAAAAGAACAGGAAGTCATTGTCGAAGAGGCAACAAGGTGCAATCTAGGGATGCAGCAGGATGTATCAGAGAATCAAGGAATACAGGGGGGTGTTTCAAATGAAAGGAGGATGAATATAGACGAAGGAATACACACACCACATGCATCGAGCATGACCGAGG GTGAAGAAGGATGTAGCAGAAATATAATCACACCGCCTGCAACTGTTGACCCATTTGATATTCAGACACCGAATCCTGGACATATATACACACAT AGAGACGACATGGACGAAGCTTGGATTCCAAGAGTGGGTAGGTGCTTCAAATCAGAGGAAGAAGCACATGAATTCTACTGTACATATGCTGAAAAGGCAGGTTTCGAGCCAAAAAAGGCTAACAAGTCAGGGAATACTAGGTACTTTAGGTGCAATCGTTTTGGAAAAGGAGAGTACTACAAGAAAGACGAGGCAGAACGAAAAACGGGCAAGACATCAAAGAAGACATCGTGCCTGGCGATGATAAAGCTAAAGTTTAGACGTGATGAAGAAAGTAATGAAAAAGTAGCGGAGATAGAGCAGGTCAGACTAGATCATAACCATGTGTTGCTCCCAAAGCCTACAGAGACAAAACATATGAGGGCGCACAAGAACAAAGATCCTCTGCTTCTAGACTATGTTGATGACCTACAAGCAAATGACGTTCCTAACCATTGCGTTAGAAACATAATAAGAGGTATGCATGGGGGTGAGGAGAACATAGCAATGACCGACAAAGATCTGGAAAATAG AAGGGCAGCGAATATGAGGGCGGAGCATGCTAATGACGTGAACAAGCTGATGGAATTCTTCAAAGACTGTGAGGCAGAGAACCCCCAATTCCGGTGGGAGGCAAAGCTTGACACGAATGGATGCATACACAGCATATTTTGGAGCCATGCAAGCATGCAAGGGGACTATATAGATTTTGGTGATGCAATGACATTTGATACAACATATAAAACAAATATTTATGATAAACCACTAGCTATGTTTGTTGGCTCTGACCATCACCTACATAACACCGTTTTCGGGTGTGCACTGCTCGGAGATGAAAAACAGGAAACATTCGAGTGGGTTTTCAAAGCATTTAAAAAATGCATGGTCAAGAACCGAACAAAATGTATTCTGACAG ATGAAGATACAGCTATGGAAGCAGCAATCAAGAAGGAGTTTCCAGGGATAACTCACAAAATATGCAGGTGGCATGTAGTAAACAGGCTATCTTCGGAGCTGAACAAATTGTATGAAAG GTACAAGAAACGAGACTTCAAGCAAAAATTTAATTCGGTGCTAAACCATCCACTAACACCTTGGGAGTTTGAGGCAGCATGGAATAATCTAATAGCAGAATTTAAACTAGAAGAAAATACTGCACTTCAAAGCCTTTATGATCAGCGCAAAAGGTATATCCCAGTCTATTTCAAAGGTGATTACTGTGGAAGAATGGCATCCACACAACGCAGCGAGAGCACTAATTTTATTATGAAGAAGTGTTTTGTGGGAAAGAAAACAGCATTGCACAGGTTTGCGAAGCAAGTACTTAATTTTTTGCATACAAGGAGGATGAAGGAAGGTGCGGAGACTTACCATGGaacg AGCAAGACCCTTACAAAGACCAAATGGGAATTCGAGATACAAATGGGAAGAATTTACAGTAGAAATGTGTTTAAAGACTTCGAGACAAAACTGTTTGAATGCACTGCATATAAGATTGAGGACGATACAGATGCAGGTAGGAATTACTATCTAATATGTCATACACACAAGACTACGAAGATATGTTGGGGGCAACACAAATTTAAAGTACGAGCAGACAAAGAGAAGGATGATTTCGGCTGCGAGTGCAGGGAGTGGGAGCACACAGGTACAAAAAAGTTAGAAGCTATAAAAGTGTAA
- the LOC120662581 gene encoding uncharacterized protein LOC120662581 yields the protein MMVDKWISEDWARQHALCRERRLMMPGLAHHQGSLSLGEYKNTWSESHPGQCCNDFTAYAMSHMGRATSDVAYNPAAPPEAYTNPSIHARINAYTEVGRALHGETWDPTTAPLSGEAIMRAGQGKKHGRYLIANSLVDTASTPSLSQLRASTTDSTPPIRSRPETSVACVHQRQAEMEAKFEEERRCRMQIEAKLEQEQKLREEQSNQSWNASNNPPPDQNSPAAPRQSCPPT from the exons ATGATGGTGGACAAGTGGATCAGCGAGGATTGGGCCCGCCAGCACGCCTTATGCCGGGAGCGCCGCTTGATGATGCCAGGTCTGGCACATCATCAAGGGAGCCTTAGCCTCGGCGAGTACAAGAATACTTGG TCGGAGTCTCATCCAGGCCAGTGTTGCAACGACTTCACAGCGTACGCCATGTCTCACATGGGCAGGGCGACGTCGGACGTGGCCTACAACCCGGCGGCTCCACCAGAGGCCTACACAAACCCAAGCATCCACGCGCGCATCAATGCATACACGGAGGTGGGAAGGGCGCTCCACGGGGAGACTTGGGATCCGACCACCGCGCCACTCTccggagaagccatcatgagggcgggacaagggaagaagcaCGGGCGGTACTTGATCGCCAACAGCTTGGTCGACACGGCGAGTACGCCCAGTCTCTCGCAGCTTAGGGCAAGTACCACCGACTCGACCCCACCCATACGCTCACggcctgagacttcagtggccTGCGTGCACCAGAGACAG GCCGAGATGGAGGCTAAgtttgaggaggagaggaggtgtcGAATGCAGATCGAGGCCAAGCTAGAGCAGGAGCAGAAGCTAAGGGAGGAGCAGTCG AATCAATCGTGGAACGCATCGAACAACCCTCCTCCGGACCAGAACTCGCCGGCGGCTCCGAGGCAATCTTGCCCCCCCACCTGA